From a region of the Acidobacteriota bacterium genome:
- a CDS encoding DUF87 domain-containing protein, translating into MTSVVQSIGDRVVGTVEEVSADRITVLLDVDAPQATALNTGRPTGFPRINNYVLIPNEGGATACVISSVRIQRLSFPMRKGMQKDFGLIDLPFPARVMSLTPLGTLKVRSEGEDYSFEVRRGVDVFPSVGDPVLLPGAEQLRAIVEGEARASQRILIGRCPTAGRAPVHVDPDKLFGRHLAVLGNTGAGKSCSVAGLIRWSLDAARRAREEETDGGGEAPNPVPNARFIVLDPNGEYARAFGGFGVRLFRVKPGTDGGTDDQPLQVPAWLWNGAEWAAFSGAAPGVQRPVLFDALRRARSGLGPPDAFETKAKGRAKRYRNRLNVIVQSGDYQGRGKREDVAGVLLNVHKDFEDLVGDPDCPENLRVVLRAAAATAQNLEEGARSGQRDGGHWHNDFAEAEIETVIQRLQEVAVALGLPDDGGVVDEDTPRPFSVDELPGYVDALAAGQSGRDVAQFVDTLSLRIRGLLAQGRLASVLRPDETVPITLEEWLTSYVGADQAKNGSIAVIDLSLVPSEVIHIVVSVLGRMVFEAVQRYRRDGGQELPTTLVLEEAHTFVHRELTGETASAAGKACARVFEKIAREGRKFGLGLVLASQRPSEVSPTVLSQCNTFLLHRLVNDRDQELVKRLVPDGLGPLLRELPSLPTRRAILLGWAAPAPILVEVEEIAAEFRPHSPDPAFWDVWTGAEQRDINWKKIARSWQGLDPEPPEPGQGGDEPTTGANDDN; encoded by the coding sequence ATGACGTCAGTCGTGCAGAGTATTGGCGACCGGGTCGTAGGCACTGTCGAGGAAGTGTCCGCGGATCGGATCACGGTGCTGCTCGATGTCGACGCTCCGCAGGCGACGGCATTGAACACCGGCAGGCCGACGGGCTTTCCCCGCATCAACAACTACGTTCTCATTCCGAACGAGGGCGGCGCTACTGCCTGTGTGATTTCCTCCGTACGCATTCAACGGTTGTCCTTTCCCATGCGCAAGGGAATGCAAAAGGACTTCGGCCTCATCGACTTGCCGTTTCCAGCGCGGGTGATGAGCTTGACACCACTCGGGACCTTGAAGGTTCGGTCCGAGGGTGAGGATTACTCCTTTGAGGTTCGACGCGGCGTGGATGTGTTTCCGTCGGTTGGCGATCCGGTTCTTCTTCCCGGGGCCGAACAGCTCCGCGCGATCGTCGAGGGAGAGGCCCGCGCATCCCAGCGGATCCTGATCGGACGCTGCCCGACGGCCGGGCGCGCGCCGGTACACGTTGATCCGGACAAACTGTTCGGGAGACATCTGGCGGTTCTCGGAAACACGGGTGCAGGAAAGTCCTGCTCGGTGGCGGGTCTCATCCGCTGGTCGCTGGATGCGGCCCGGAGAGCGCGGGAAGAGGAGACTGATGGGGGCGGCGAGGCCCCCAACCCCGTGCCGAATGCCCGCTTCATCGTGCTCGATCCGAACGGAGAGTACGCTCGGGCCTTCGGCGGTTTCGGCGTGCGGTTGTTTCGTGTGAAGCCGGGAACCGATGGTGGAACCGACGACCAGCCGCTCCAGGTCCCTGCCTGGTTGTGGAACGGGGCCGAGTGGGCTGCTTTCTCCGGGGCCGCACCGGGTGTGCAGCGGCCGGTGCTTTTTGATGCACTGCGGCGAGCGCGATCTGGCCTCGGACCACCGGACGCGTTCGAGACGAAAGCGAAGGGTCGAGCGAAACGATATCGGAATCGGCTGAACGTGATTGTCCAGAGCGGTGATTACCAAGGACGTGGCAAGCGGGAGGATGTAGCCGGGGTTCTCCTGAATGTCCACAAGGACTTTGAGGACCTTGTCGGCGATCCGGACTGTCCAGAGAATCTGCGGGTAGTGTTGCGGGCGGCGGCTGCGACAGCGCAGAACCTGGAGGAGGGAGCCCGGTCGGGTCAGCGAGACGGTGGGCACTGGCACAACGACTTCGCCGAGGCGGAGATCGAAACGGTAATCCAGCGGCTGCAAGAAGTGGCGGTGGCATTGGGTCTGCCGGATGATGGCGGAGTCGTGGATGAGGACACTCCGCGGCCATTCTCGGTGGACGAGCTACCCGGCTATGTGGATGCGCTTGCGGCTGGTCAGTCCGGCCGCGACGTGGCGCAGTTCGTCGACACGTTGAGCCTTCGGATTCGGGGTCTTCTTGCGCAAGGCCGCCTGGCGTCCGTCTTGCGACCGGACGAAACGGTGCCGATCACGCTGGAGGAGTGGCTCACAAGCTATGTCGGGGCGGATCAAGCGAAGAACGGATCGATCGCTGTGATCGATCTGTCTCTTGTTCCATCCGAAGTGATCCACATCGTCGTCAGCGTTCTCGGTCGCATGGTCTTCGAGGCGGTCCAGCGGTATCGGCGTGATGGGGGACAGGAGCTTCCCACTACGCTGGTGCTCGAGGAGGCGCACACGTTTGTGCATCGGGAGTTGACGGGTGAGACGGCGTCGGCCGCCGGCAAGGCCTGCGCCAGGGTTTTCGAGAAGATCGCGCGTGAGGGCCGGAAGTTCGGCCTGGGCTTGGTTCTGGCGTCGCAGCGTCCATCGGAGGTTTCACCGACCGTCCTTTCCCAGTGCAACACGTTTCTGCTGCACCGGCTTGTCAACGACCGCGACCAGGAGTTGGTGAAACGCCTTGTCCCGGACGGTCTCGGTCCCCTCCTGCGGGAACTTCCGAGCCTTCCGACACGGCGGGCGATACTGCTCGGCTGGGCGGCGCCGGCTCCGATCCTGGTCGAGGTGGAGGAGATTGCAGCGGAGTTTCGACCGCATTCACCGGATCCGGCGTTCTGGGACGTCTGGACCGGAGCAGAACAGCGCGACATCAACTGGAAGAAGATCGCTCGATCTTGGCAAGGACTTGATCCGGAGCCACCGGAGCCTGGGCAGGGTGGCGATGAGCCTACGACCGGCGCGAACGATGACAACTGA
- a CDS encoding fibronectin-binding protein (FBP) — translation MTKKEAQAETTWPTHVIRAGAHTSKLNGTDPKPDDHKEHVEPWLSALLQAEHLNLVIGSGLTTALATDAGAPTVEMAAKEVRNTYAFAVRVAAANSAERLGRGDPNIEDQIRAARELIGGLQILADVEALGGNGTIPDSVSKELGAWQGVLNDTLVSFLKQILGTERGINQVLTDVDDSKKADNVRRLLGGFLLPFASRTASRERLHIFTTNYDRVVEHGCDLLGLRVLDRFLGNLSPVFRSSRLGVDLHYNPPGIRGEPRYLEGVVRLTKLHGSLDWRARTGPSGRAEVQRCALPFGAAESHPEVSDCPGASVLVYPNASKDVETLEYPYADLFRDFAAATCRPNSVVVTYGYGFGDDHVNRVLSDMLTIPSTHLVIISYDDAAGRLRTFCDRVARDVQITLLVGPHFGDLSTLVENYLPKPAIDRATWRMMDLLRRRARPRADDPARTNEGSEDGIDEP, via the coding sequence GTGACAAAAAAAGAAGCGCAGGCCGAGACCACGTGGCCAACGCATGTGATTCGGGCGGGAGCCCATACGTCGAAACTGAACGGTACGGATCCGAAGCCCGACGACCACAAGGAGCACGTTGAGCCGTGGTTGTCGGCTCTGCTTCAGGCCGAGCACCTGAATCTGGTGATAGGTAGCGGCTTGACGACCGCCTTGGCAACGGACGCCGGGGCGCCGACCGTCGAGATGGCGGCGAAGGAAGTGCGGAACACCTACGCCTTCGCGGTACGCGTCGCCGCTGCGAACAGCGCAGAGCGTCTCGGTCGCGGTGATCCAAACATCGAGGATCAGATCCGTGCCGCACGGGAACTTATCGGAGGTCTTCAAATTCTTGCTGACGTGGAAGCACTCGGAGGGAATGGGACGATCCCCGACAGCGTGTCGAAAGAACTCGGCGCATGGCAGGGCGTATTGAACGACACCCTCGTCTCCTTTCTCAAGCAGATTCTCGGCACCGAACGCGGCATCAATCAGGTGCTCACCGATGTTGACGACTCGAAGAAGGCGGACAATGTCCGCCGGTTGCTCGGCGGATTCCTTTTGCCCTTCGCAAGCCGTACTGCGAGTCGAGAGCGGCTGCACATCTTCACTACCAACTACGATCGAGTTGTCGAGCATGGATGCGACCTGCTCGGACTGCGTGTGCTAGATCGGTTCCTCGGCAATCTCAGTCCGGTCTTCCGCTCGTCCCGCCTCGGCGTCGACCTGCACTACAATCCGCCGGGCATCCGCGGAGAACCCCGCTATCTCGAGGGGGTCGTGCGACTCACGAAGCTCCATGGGTCCCTGGATTGGCGTGCCAGGACGGGGCCTTCCGGGCGAGCGGAAGTCCAGCGCTGCGCGCTTCCATTCGGCGCCGCGGAGAGCCACCCGGAGGTTTCCGACTGCCCCGGGGCAAGCGTGCTCGTCTATCCGAACGCCTCCAAGGATGTTGAGACCCTGGAGTATCCGTACGCCGACCTTTTCCGAGACTTCGCCGCGGCGACGTGCCGTCCGAACTCGGTAGTCGTAACTTACGGATACGGTTTCGGGGACGATCACGTCAATCGGGTGCTGTCGGATATGCTCACCATTCCGTCCACGCACCTGGTGATCATATCCTACGATGATGCTGCCGGACGGCTGCGCACCTTCTGTGACCGGGTCGCCAGGGACGTACAGATTACTTTGCTCGTCGGCCCGCATTTTGGCGATCTGTCCACACTGGTCGAGAACTATCTCCCCAAGCCTGCCATCGACCGCGCGACATGGCGCATGATGGATCTGCTGAGACGCCGAGCACGTCCAAGGGCGGACGACCCTGCCCGAACGAATGAGGGGAGTGAAGACGGGATAGATGAACCATGA
- a CDS encoding site-specific DNA-methyltransferase: MKVAAKSDPVPELFRESATRDSGPVECLGTTFESVEARRKYFLERLKEKLPELRRRPDFPAGKDEDILRLSDPPYYTACPNPFVNQFVEHYGRPYDPDEPYHREPFAVDVSVGKTDSLYRAHGYHTKVPHLAIVPSILHYTQPGDLVLDGFCGSGMTGVAAQWCGTAPRTYRRALEQKWKVEGREPPRWGARRVILGDLSPAATFIAANYNLPFDVSVFREASSQLLREVDAEIGWMYETLHTDGQTRGRINYTVWSEVFSCPDCAGEVVFLDEALDRDTSRTRPSFPCPHCAATLTKDNLVRLFETLVDPASGQPWKRIRLRPVLIDYNVGDVRYGKEPDATDLHVLESVAGLPLPSEVPTNAFPIDEMYHGSRLAPKGFTHVHHLFPPRAAHALAAMWRRAHSCSDVRQRQLLLFFVEQAIATMSVLNRFRANQNSQSNQVLSGVYYIPSQVAETSPWYRLDRKTRLLPEAFSLMSAYANCAIVATSDCSHSTLPDNSIDHVFTDPPFGENIFYADLNYLVESWHGIRTCSETEAIVDRPKGKGIADYQRLMQRCFQAYCRVLKPGRWITVVFHNSKNAVWNAIQEAMLAAGFVVADVRTLDKQQGSYRQVTSTAVKQDLVISAYKPNGGLEDRFRLKAGTEDGAWDFVRTHMRQLPVFVARDGSAEVIAERQGYLLFDRMVAFHVQRGVTVPLSATEFQDGLTQRFPERDGMFFLPDQVAEYDTKRLGARELVQLELFVKDEESAIQWLRQQLTKKPQTFQEIHPHFIRELGGWQKHEKMIELSEFLAQNFLCYDGKGEVPSQIHAYLSGNFKELRNLPKDDLALRAKARDRWYVPDSRKAGDLDELRTRGLLREFDEYRHSTQRRLKLFRLEAIRAGFRRAWQARDYATIVEVARKVPETALQEDPKLLMWYDQALTRSGEDA; encoded by the coding sequence ATGAAGGTGGCGGCGAAGAGTGACCCTGTCCCCGAGCTGTTCCGCGAGTCCGCGACGCGCGACTCGGGACCGGTAGAGTGCCTCGGGACGACCTTCGAGTCGGTCGAGGCACGCCGGAAGTACTTCCTCGAGCGCTTGAAGGAGAAGCTGCCGGAACTCCGACGACGGCCCGACTTTCCCGCGGGCAAGGACGAGGACATCCTGCGGCTGTCCGATCCGCCGTACTACACGGCCTGCCCCAATCCGTTCGTGAACCAGTTCGTCGAGCACTACGGCCGGCCCTACGACCCCGACGAGCCGTATCATCGCGAGCCGTTCGCCGTCGACGTCAGTGTCGGGAAGACGGATTCCCTCTACCGGGCGCACGGCTACCACACGAAGGTGCCGCACTTGGCGATTGTGCCGTCGATTCTTCACTACACCCAACCGGGCGACCTCGTCCTCGACGGATTCTGCGGCTCGGGCATGACTGGCGTCGCGGCGCAATGGTGCGGCACGGCGCCGCGTACCTACCGCCGGGCGCTCGAGCAGAAATGGAAGGTCGAGGGACGAGAGCCACCGAGGTGGGGCGCCCGGCGGGTAATCCTCGGCGACCTGTCGCCGGCGGCTACTTTCATTGCCGCCAACTACAACCTTCCCTTCGACGTTTCGGTATTCCGCGAGGCGTCGTCCCAACTGTTGCGGGAGGTCGACGCGGAGATCGGCTGGATGTACGAGACGCTCCACACGGACGGACAGACCAGGGGGCGGATCAACTACACCGTCTGGAGCGAGGTTTTTTCCTGTCCGGACTGCGCGGGCGAAGTAGTGTTTCTGGACGAGGCTCTGGACAGGGATACCAGCCGCACGCGACCTTCTTTTCCCTGTCCGCATTGCGCGGCGACCCTGACCAAGGACAACCTCGTGCGTTTGTTCGAGACGCTCGTCGATCCTGCGTCGGGCCAGCCCTGGAAGCGCATTCGGTTGCGACCCGTCCTTATCGACTACAACGTGGGCGATGTGCGGTACGGAAAGGAACCAGACGCCACCGATCTGCACGTCCTGGAGAGCGTCGCAGGTCTCCCGTTGCCGTCGGAAGTGCCGACCAACGCCTTCCCCATCGACGAGATGTACCACGGATCTCGTCTTGCGCCGAAGGGGTTCACGCACGTGCACCACCTGTTCCCGCCGCGGGCGGCGCATGCGCTGGCAGCGATGTGGCGCCGAGCCCACAGCTGTTCAGATGTAAGGCAGCGTCAGTTGCTACTTTTTTTTGTTGAGCAAGCTATAGCGACGATGTCCGTCTTGAATCGCTTTAGGGCCAACCAGAACTCGCAATCTAATCAAGTATTGAGCGGCGTGTACTACATACCGTCGCAAGTTGCGGAAACATCACCGTGGTACCGACTAGACCGAAAAACCAGACTACTTCCTGAGGCCTTTAGTCTGATGTCAGCGTATGCGAATTGCGCGATTGTCGCCACCAGTGACTGCAGTCACAGCACCTTGCCAGACAATTCTATTGATCACGTGTTTACTGATCCGCCTTTTGGCGAAAATATCTTTTATGCGGATCTCAACTACTTGGTCGAATCCTGGCACGGCATCCGCACCTGCAGCGAGACAGAGGCCATCGTCGACCGGCCAAAGGGCAAGGGAATCGCCGACTACCAGCGCCTGATGCAGCGATGCTTCCAGGCGTATTGCCGCGTCCTGAAGCCCGGCCGGTGGATCACCGTCGTTTTCCACAACTCCAAGAACGCCGTCTGGAACGCCATTCAGGAGGCCATGCTGGCCGCGGGCTTCGTAGTTGCCGACGTCCGTACCCTCGACAAGCAGCAGGGCTCGTACCGGCAGGTCACCAGCACGGCCGTCAAGCAAGATCTGGTGATTTCCGCCTACAAGCCGAACGGCGGATTGGAGGACCGTTTCCGGCTGAAGGCCGGGACCGAAGACGGCGCGTGGGATTTCGTCCGCACCCACATGCGGCAGCTTCCCGTGTTCGTCGCCAGGGATGGGAGTGCCGAGGTGATCGCAGAGCGACAGGGCTACCTCCTGTTCGACCGCATGGTGGCCTTTCACGTGCAGCGCGGTGTGACGGTTCCTCTTTCCGCGACCGAGTTCCAGGACGGCCTCACGCAGCGCTTTCCCGAGCGGGACGGCATGTTCTTCCTCCCCGATCAGGTCGCCGAGTACGACACCAAACGGCTGGGAGCACGGGAGCTCGTTCAACTCGAACTCTTCGTCAAGGACGAGGAATCCGCCATCCAGTGGCTGCGGCAGCAGCTCACGAAGAAGCCCCAGACCTTCCAGGAGATTCATCCGCACTTCATCCGCGAGCTCGGCGGGTGGCAGAAGCACGAGAAGATGATCGAGCTGTCGGAGTTCCTGGCGCAGAACTTCCTCTGCTACGACGGAAAGGGCGAGGTTCCGAGCCAGATCCACGCCTACCTGTCCGGCAACTTCAAGGAACTGCGGAACCTGCCGAAAGATGATCTCGCGCTCCGTGCCAAGGCCAGGGATCGCTGGTACGTTCCGGATTCGCGCAAGGCCGGCGATCTCGACGAGCTGCGGACACGGGGCCTGCTCCGGGAGTTCGACGAGTACCGGCACTCCACGCAGAGACGCCTGAAACTGTTCCGCCTGGAAGCGATTCGCGCCGGTTTCCGGAGGGCATGGCAGGCACGGGATTACGCCACTATCGTGGAGGTCGCGCGCAAGGTTCCGGAGACCGCGCTTCAGGAGGATCCGAAGCTGCTGATGTGGTACGACCAAGCGCTCACGCGCAGCGGAGAGGATGCGTGA
- a CDS encoding type II toxin-antitoxin system VapC family toxin, which produces MIVDTSAVLAVLFREADAAHYARIIATASPCRLSVANLLEASAEHGH; this is translated from the coding sequence GTGATCGTCGACACCTCGGCAGTCCTGGCCGTGCTGTTTCGCGAAGCGGACGCCGCGCACTACGCCAGAATCATCGCAACCGCTTCACCTTGCCGGCTGTCAGTGGCCAATCTCCTGGAAGCGTCAGCGGAACATGGTCACTGA
- a CDS encoding protein transcription factor — MSLNIKNEETCRLAGELARLTGETMTGAITVALRDRLEREQRLRDVDVRVEKLLAIGERCANRLDPGPSAADHGDLLYDERGLPT; from the coding sequence ATGAGCCTCAACATCAAGAACGAGGAGACGTGTCGGCTCGCCGGCGAGCTCGCCCGGCTGACCGGCGAGACGATGACCGGCGCGATTACGGTCGCGCTACGCGACCGCCTGGAGCGGGAGCAGCGTCTACGGGACGTGGATGTCCGCGTCGAGAAGCTGCTCGCCATCGGGGAACGCTGCGCCAACAGGCTGGATCCGGGGCCGTCGGCCGCGGATCATGGCGACCTTCTCTATGACGAACGGGGGTTGCCCACGTGA